One window from the genome of Bacteroidia bacterium encodes:
- the cas1b gene encoding type I-B CRISPR-associated endonuclease Cas1b, translated as MKKTYYLFNAGKLSRKDNTLKFTPIDENGNEAQPKYLPIEDVDNLYAFGSLEVNSALLNFLGKHNINIHFFDYYEHYTGSFVAKDYLLSGKVQIAQTQTYLISEKRLTLARKVLEGATHNILKNLHYYNQRGKDCQTQIQQIEQWLADLKESNNIKQMMALEGNIRQLYYDAFEIIINDFSMEGRSKQPPRNEINAMISFGNMLCYTLCLDQIYHTQLNPTISFLHEPGERRYSLALDLAEIFKPILVDRLIFALLNKKQIQQKDFDKNLNFCILKESGKKTFVKAWDEKLKETIQHRSLNKHVSYKYLVRLECYKLIKHILEMEEYKPFKIWW; from the coding sequence ATGAAAAAAACTTACTATTTATTCAATGCGGGCAAGTTGAGCCGAAAAGATAATACACTCAAATTTACTCCCATTGACGAAAACGGCAACGAGGCTCAACCCAAATATTTGCCTATTGAAGATGTAGATAACCTCTATGCCTTTGGTAGTTTGGAGGTGAATAGTGCTTTACTGAACTTTTTGGGCAAGCATAACATTAACATTCACTTTTTTGATTACTACGAACATTATACAGGCTCTTTTGTTGCCAAAGATTATTTGCTTTCGGGTAAGGTGCAAATTGCTCAAACGCAGACTTACTTAATCTCCGAAAAACGTTTGACTTTGGCTCGCAAAGTTTTAGAGGGAGCTACTCACAATATTCTCAAAAACCTACACTATTACAATCAGCGAGGGAAAGACTGCCAAACTCAAATTCAGCAAATTGAACAATGGCTTGCCGACCTAAAAGAAAGTAACAACATTAAACAAATGATGGCTTTGGAGGGCAATATCAGGCAGTTGTACTATGATGCTTTTGAAATCATTATCAACGATTTTTCAATGGAAGGGCGTTCTAAACAGCCTCCTCGCAATGAAATCAATGCTATGATTTCTTTTGGCAATATGCTTTGCTACACCCTTTGCCTTGACCAAATCTATCATACCCAGCTTAATCCCACGATTAGCTTTCTGCACGAGCCAGGTGAAAGACGTTATTCTTTGGCTTTGGATTTGGCGGAAATCTTTAAGCCCATTTTGGTAGATAGATTGATTTTTGCTTTGCTCAACAAAAAACAAATTCAGCAAAAAGATTTTGATAAAAACTTGAATTTTTGTATCTTGAAAGAAAGTGGTAAAAAAACTTTCGTGAAGGCTTGGGACGAAAAACTCAAAGAAACTATACAACATCGGTCGCTCAATAAACACGTAAGTTACAAATATCTAGTGCGTTTAGAATGTTACAAACTTATCAAACATATCTTGGAAATGGAAGAATACAAACCTTTCAAGATATGGTGGTAA
- a CDS encoding nucleotidyl transferase AbiEii/AbiGii toxin family protein, translated as MSGLDNLLPETRKVLLQLASLPLLKNFTLVGGSALTIHLGHRLSEDIDLFSWQSQLSWKDLHQALSGFESISLRNFTPTQADFFINGVKITFFANNWQKLQQRIHLTDNLYVADLEVLAIMKVNTLFLRATFRDYYDLYVLHREKFSLPELYKLASNEMANLTKVLFQKALIYTEDIPDEQIVHLAPKYHANLQEITLYFEKQIKLWNKSK; from the coding sequence ATGAGCGGATTAGACAATCTATTACCTGAAACCCGAAAAGTATTATTGCAATTAGCTTCCCTCCCTTTGCTTAAAAATTTTACACTTGTAGGAGGCTCAGCTCTGACAATTCATTTAGGACATCGTTTGAGCGAGGATATTGATTTGTTTTCTTGGCAATCTCAACTTTCTTGGAAAGACCTGCATCAAGCATTATCTGGTTTTGAAAGCATCAGTTTGCGGAACTTTACGCCTACCCAAGCAGATTTTTTCATCAATGGTGTAAAAATCACTTTTTTCGCTAATAACTGGCAAAAATTACAACAAAGAATTCACCTTACGGATAATCTATATGTAGCTGATTTAGAGGTTTTAGCAATCATGAAAGTCAATACGCTTTTTCTACGAGCCACTTTCAGAGACTACTACGATTTGTATGTTTTACACAGAGAAAAATTCTCTCTGCCCGAACTTTACAAACTTGCTTCAAACGAAATGGCTAATCTCACGAAAGTGCTTTTTCAAAAGGCTCTTATTTATACCGAAGATATCCCTGATGAACAGATTGTACATTTAGCACCCAAATACCACGCGAATTTACAAGAAATAACTCTCTACTTTGAAAAGCAAATTAAACTTTGGAACAAGAGCAAATAA
- the cas6 gene encoding CRISPR-associated endoribonuclease Cas6, producing MRNKQNPILPFNYQYELSSWIYKIISKADEEYAHFLHQNGYESNKKSFKFFCFSNLFIPQYKIIKDVGFLLQTRQLELQVGFYVDKVAEKFVSGLFQYQRGSIGTRESQVDFMVQRIETAPVRIHQERVKLKTLSPLVVAQKNEQGHKDYLHPLDKPFKELLLRNLIEKYKAADKEIPLHWQNYPFVLEVDKKNIRSKLITIKQGTPQATHVRGYLFEFLLQAPKELLEIGLSAGFGNENAQGFGMCEVVE from the coding sequence GTGCGAAACAAACAAAACCCTATTTTACCTTTCAACTATCAGTATGAACTTTCCAGTTGGATTTACAAAATCATCAGTAAAGCCGATGAAGAATATGCTCATTTCCTGCACCAAAACGGATACGAGAGCAATAAGAAAAGTTTTAAGTTTTTTTGTTTTTCTAATTTATTCATTCCCCAATACAAGATAATTAAAGACGTAGGCTTTTTACTACAAACTCGTCAGTTGGAATTACAGGTAGGGTTTTATGTAGATAAGGTAGCAGAAAAATTTGTATCGGGACTTTTTCAGTATCAGCGAGGAAGTATCGGCACACGGGAGAGTCAAGTAGATTTTATGGTACAACGCATAGAAACTGCCCCTGTGCGAATACATCAAGAAAGAGTAAAACTCAAAACTCTCTCTCCTTTGGTAGTAGCCCAAAAAAACGAACAAGGTCATAAAGATTATTTACACCCTTTGGATAAGCCCTTTAAGGAATTACTACTGCGTAATTTGATAGAAAAATATAAAGCCGCAGATAAAGAAATACCCTTGCATTGGCAGAATTACCCTTTTGTTTTGGAAGTAGATAAGAAAAATATTCGTAGCAAACTCATTACTATCAAACAAGGCACGCCGCAAGCCACTCATGTACGAGGCTATTTATTTGAGTTCCTTTTGCAAGCCCCTAAGGAACTTTTAGAAATAGGTCTTTCGGCAGGCTTCGGCAATGAAAACGCACAAGGTTTCGGAATGTGTGAGGTGGTGGAGTAA
- the csm3 gene encoding type III-A CRISPR-associated RAMP protein Csm3: MKLESKIILKGTITTKTGLHIGGAKASMDIGGLDLPVIKTPTGVPYIPGSSLKGKIRSLLAKKEGSDDIKNDSEILCKMFGGIEAKQSKTQGTARLIFRDAFLDEKKFQEAFPARKVKLETEFTEIKTENTIERTTGKAQHPRTIERVPAGAVFDFEIVLDKYSNDEAKEILQKLQEGIELLNQDYLGGSGTRGYGKVEIVFDEESKKIIQEFTKT; encoded by the coding sequence ATGAAATTAGAAAGCAAAATTATACTCAAAGGTACCATTACTACCAAAACGGGCTTACATATCGGTGGAGCAAAAGCCTCCATGGATATTGGTGGCTTGGATTTGCCTGTTATCAAAACTCCTACAGGAGTTCCATATATTCCAGGAAGTTCACTGAAAGGTAAAATCAGAAGCCTTTTGGCAAAAAAAGAAGGCTCTGATGACATCAAAAACGATAGTGAGATTTTGTGTAAAATGTTTGGAGGTATTGAAGCTAAACAGTCTAAAACACAAGGAACTGCTCGCTTAATTTTTCGCGATGCTTTTCTTGATGAAAAGAAATTTCAAGAGGCATTCCCTGCAAGAAAAGTAAAATTAGAAACCGAATTTACCGAAATCAAAACCGAAAACACTATTGAACGCACTACAGGGAAAGCTCAACATCCTCGTACCATTGAACGCGTACCTGCGGGGGCAGTGTTTGATTTTGAAATTGTGTTAGATAAATACAGCAATGACGAAGCCAAAGAAATTCTCCAAAAACTGCAAGAAGGCATAGAACTACTCAACCAAGACTATCTCGGAGGCAGCGGTACAAGAGGTTACGGAAAAGTAGAAATAGTGTTTGATGAAGAAAGTAAAAAAATCATTCAAGAATTCACAAAAACCTAA
- a CDS encoding CRISPR-associated protein Cas10, translating to MPKYIVKCDISGIQNFIFDVPSDGAARQLKARSFYIIAITEIAFKYLSDKFPNRTKEIYKGGGNLYTYLEAETEDSLQKAIEDFQREFYREGVFPIFSFTQATGDFKQDMKAVAKKANLAKLQKPFQVSPFSFKPYAPEKWEDFTQELIKSGGFSIEQKLVADNPFSKAGYTFSLQKKEIQFKDKILNKIPFQHEKNKVVEFDEIVQKATGDKKLAALVIDVDNLGSLFKDKEYEEYQRNSQKLTEFFEVELYHILQKEIDEHAIYPVFAGGDDCFLVGAWDKILEKSLTIQEKFSAFARENSLSNTLSAGVVIVPSKFPMVRMAEEAENALKIAKNYGKNGICIFGEVLSWTDFAKAMKIAHDLREFVNKDELPRNLLHRLQSSELGFTSLAEQKAGKIYFPRVHRLMYYLRNVQEDSDARKYLKKLFEDYKEALLENFLKKSGSNNPTLYVIAARWAELLTKTQIKENKN from the coding sequence ATGCCCAAGTACATTGTCAAGTGTGATATTTCAGGCATACAGAATTTTATTTTTGATGTTCCTAGCGATGGTGCCGCCCGACAGCTTAAAGCAAGGTCTTTCTACATAATAGCTATCACCGAAATTGCCTTCAAATATTTATCCGATAAGTTTCCAAACCGCACAAAAGAAATTTACAAGGGGGGAGGCAATCTTTACACTTACCTTGAAGCCGAAACAGAAGATAGCCTCCAAAAAGCGATTGAGGATTTTCAACGAGAATTTTACAGAGAAGGCGTATTTCCTATTTTTTCCTTCACGCAAGCCACTGGCGATTTCAAGCAAGACATGAAAGCCGTAGCTAAAAAAGCAAATTTGGCTAAATTACAAAAACCTTTTCAGGTGTCTCCTTTTTCGTTCAAGCCTTATGCTCCTGAAAAATGGGAAGATTTTACCCAAGAACTCATTAAAAGTGGCGGATTTAGCATAGAACAAAAACTAGTCGCCGATAACCCTTTCAGTAAAGCAGGCTACACTTTTTCCTTGCAGAAAAAAGAAATACAATTTAAAGATAAAATCCTCAATAAAATCCCTTTTCAGCACGAAAAAAATAAAGTAGTGGAGTTTGATGAAATTGTCCAAAAAGCCACAGGCGATAAGAAACTTGCCGCTCTTGTGATAGACGTAGATAACTTAGGCTCTCTTTTCAAAGACAAGGAATATGAAGAATATCAGCGAAACTCGCAAAAACTTACTGAATTTTTTGAAGTAGAATTGTATCACATTCTCCAAAAAGAAATTGACGAACATGCCATTTACCCCGTATTTGCAGGGGGAGATGATTGCTTTTTAGTAGGGGCTTGGGATAAAATCTTAGAAAAATCTCTGACTATACAGGAAAAATTTTCTGCTTTTGCTCGTGAAAATAGCCTTTCTAATACCCTTTCGGCAGGAGTGGTGATTGTTCCGTCGAAATTTCCGATGGTGCGTATGGCAGAAGAAGCCGAAAATGCCCTCAAAATCGCTAAAAACTATGGCAAAAATGGAATTTGTATTTTTGGAGAAGTATTAAGTTGGACAGATTTTGCAAAAGCTATGAAAATAGCTCATGACCTTAGAGAATTTGTTAATAAAGACGAACTGCCTCGCAATCTGCTTCATCGTTTGCAGTCTTCGGAATTAGGATTTACGAGCCTAGCAGAACAAAAAGCAGGAAAAATCTATTTCCCACGCGTGCATAGATTGATGTACTACCTGCGAAATGTACAAGAAGATTCAGATGCCCGAAAGTATCTGAAAAAATTATTTGAAGACTACAAAGAGGCTCTTTTAGAAAATTTTCTCAAGAAGTCAGGAAGTAATAATCCTACTCTCTATGTAATAGCGGCACGCTGGGCAGAATTGCTTACAAAAACACAAATCAAAGAAAATAAAAACTAA
- the csm2 gene encoding type III-A CRISPR-associated protein Csm2 has product MNKKHNPSQQGNRGQSNQNNDGKSFAELAKEALNFFDNFRGEILRFKESKELDKLLERIENFVKEYGKEVTTHQLRNIFHEIKKVNDIMQLKLLRPNLAYIAGRLDEKNKKGRIFVALIDSLIREVKSKDDIDNFKEFMEAIIAYHKFYGKPN; this is encoded by the coding sequence ATGAACAAAAAGCATAACCCCTCACAGCAAGGGAATAGAGGGCAATCAAACCAAAACAATGATGGCAAGTCCTTTGCTGAACTTGCCAAAGAAGCCTTAAATTTCTTCGATAATTTTCGCGGAGAAATATTGCGTTTCAAAGAAAGCAAAGAACTCGATAAACTGCTTGAGAGAATAGAAAATTTCGTAAAAGAATACGGCAAAGAAGTAACTACTCACCAGTTGCGTAATATCTTTCACGAAATCAAAAAAGTAAATGATATAATGCAACTGAAACTGCTACGCCCTAATTTGGCTTACATCGCAGGTAGATTAGATGAAAAAAATAAAAAAGGAAGAATCTTCGTAGCCTTGATAGATAGCCTCATCAGAGAAGTCAAATCCAAAGATGATATAGACAACTTCAAAGAATTCATGGAAGCTATTATAGCTTATCACAAATTTTACGGAAAGCCTAATTAA